TCCCGCTCGCCCTCGGCTTCGGTATCACCCACACGCGCAACGGCGGCGCCGCCTTCGGCATGCTGCAGGACCTCGAGATCAAGCTCGGGGGGCTCACCATCGACGGCACGCTCCTCCTCGGGCTCCTCTCGGCCGCGGTGTCCGTGGTCCTCGGCGTCTACCTGTGGCGCAGCGCCAAGCGCCTTCCAACGCTCCTGAAAGTGACCCTGGCCCTCGTCCTGGCTGGCGCGGCAGGCAACATGCTCGACAGGTTGCGCCTCGGCTACGTCGTCGACTTCGTGCACTTCAAGGTGGGCAGCTTCGACTTCCCCGTCTTCAACGTCGCCGACGCCTGCGTGGTCATCGGCGCGCTCCTGCTCTTCGTCGGCAGCCTCGGCGGCGAGCCGCGCCACGATGCCCGCAAGGACGTCAAGCGCGCTCCGGCACCCCGTGACCACCGCCTCGACGAGCTGCCCGAGGTGCCGCCCCTCGGCGCCGGGGCGCAACAACAGGGCGACGCCTCCACCCCCAACACCTGAGGGCGGGTCCGAGGCCCGCCCCGGCACTCCGCGTCAGCGGGCCCCGCGCGCACGCCATGCGACGTCCGCGTTCGCGACGTCCTCGGCTCCGTCGGCCGGGTACGGCTCGAGCTCGTCCGGGTCGTGGTCGGCGTACCAGGCCTGCGCGAAGAACGGCTCCAGCGCCGCCCGACGACCGCCGTCCCACGTCCCCAGGCAGCGCGGGCACCAATGACCGCCGCGCAGGACCGTGCTGGGGCGCGCCTCGAACTCGTGGTCGGAGCCGCAGCGCCAGGCGCAGCGTTCGTGCCAGCCGACGAGCCCCTCGCCATCCGCGCCTTCGTCGAGCGCCCCCTCCTCGCCCACGCCCCCCACCGCTCCGAGCCACTCGCCCCCGCGGAAGGCCGCCGCCAGCCTCAGGTCGTCCCGGGCCAGGTCCTCGACCCCCTCCGGGTAGCCGTGGTCGAAGCGCGTCCACGGACCGTCATCGTCGATAGAGTCGCTCAAGCCGCCGGCGGGGATGGCTTCGTAGGCGGCGTAGCCACCGAAGAAGGCCCGCACGCGCGCGTCGTTGCGCGTGAGGTACCACCGTCTGGGGCTGTTGGCATGCCCCCGCGCCAGACGCTCGAACCGGTCGTGGACCACCCTCTCGCTCAGGCGTCGAACGGCCGGCAGGCGCGCGCATAGCCACGCGAGGAGCTTCATGCCGGGCGCCATGCTCGCACGGAGGGCGGCGGCGTGGCTCGCAAGATCGTCACGCTGGTAGCGCAGGTAGCGCTCGGTGACGTCCGAGTCATCGTAGTACTGCAAGTGGAAGTTCCTGAGGCCGAACCAGTTCTCCTCCATGCAGCGGCCGACGTCGAGGCCCATGAGGCCGTAGGCGGCCCCGAGGTAGGCGCGCGCGGTCGTCCGCATGCCCTGGCCGCCCCCGACGTTGTAGGCGCGGCGCCAGAACGTTCGCTCGTGCCGCAGCTCGAGGCAGTTGGCCATGGCGAGGCCGGCGTCGCGGTCCGTCACGTTCTCCATGCGCGTGTCGAGCGGCATGTGGAAGGCGATGGGGTCGAACAGGCCCATGAGGTCGGCGTGGTCCGTCGGCATGATGAACGACATGCGCAGGGAGACCCACCGCTCGAGCGGCGACTCCATCACGCGCCGCTCGCCGGCGATCTTCGAGAGGGCGTACTCGTCGTACACGGACGGGTTCATGGGGTCGCCGACGCGTCCGACGTACGTGCCGGGGGCGCCGGCGCGTCCGGTCGCCGGGCGGTTGCCCGTCTGTGCGACCGAGCCGGTGTGCACGTAGCCGATGCGCCTCGCCCCGTCCGGTTCGTCGCAGATCGCGGCCAGCACGTTGCCGACGGCCAGGTCGTTCACGGCCCAGGCGACCTCGGGTCGGTAGTCGGCCTGTGGCGAGATGTAGGCCATCGTGTTGAGCACCCAGTCCGCGCCCCTCACCGCCTCCCGCACCGTCGCCGCGTCCGTGGCGTCGCCCCATACGACGCGCACGCCCCTGCCCTCCGCTATCCCGGCCCGGCGCGAGGTGTCGATGCCCGCCTCGCGCAACCCGCGCGCCAGGCGCATCACCCGGGCGTCGCCCGGGAGCAGCAGCAGCGTGAGGTCGTAACGTTCCGCCCGGCGGCGGAGCTCCTCGAAGACTTGGGAGCCCATCGTGCCGCTGGCGCCGAAGAGGGTGACGCGCTCCTTCACGCCCGACCGCCCATCTGACCTGGCGCCGGGCGGTCGGTCCCGCCGCACGGCGGGCGCACCGTCACCGAGGACCTGCATGCCCGGCGTGGCGGCACCGCTTTCACCTGCGCGCCAGCAGGAAGCGCTCCCTGCCCGCGAGGTCCGGCTCCAGGCGCACGCCTTCCCACCCGCTCAACCGCTCCGCCAACCCGCGCACGTTGCGTGGGTCGAGCTCTAGCGCCAAGAGCGCCCCTCGCGGCAACGTCAGCCACGCCTGGTCGGCGAGGCGCGCGGCGATGGCGAGGCCGCCGTCCGCGGCGAACAGCGCGCCGGGAGGGTCGGCGGCGGCCTCAGGCTGCAGCGCCACCCGGTCGCTCTCGGGCAGGTAGGGCAGGTTAGCCGCCAGGACGGCGGCACGCCGCGCCAGGGCGGCGACCTCCTCGTCAGCCAGCAGGTCCGAGCGGAGGAAGCCGACGGCGAGGCCGAGCCTCGCGGCGTTGCCGCGCGCCACGGCGAGCGCGTCCTCCGAGACGTCGGTGCCCCACACTTCCGCGCTCGTTAGCTCCGCCTTGAGGGCGAGCGCGATGGCGCCGCTGCCCGTGCCGACGTCCAGGACCGTCGCGGGCGCCGGTCCTGCGTCGGCGAGCCCGTCCGCCAGTTCCCGGAGGACGAGCTCGACGAGCCGCTCCGTCTCGGGCCGCGGCACGAGCACGCGCGCGTCCACGGCAAGCTCGAGCCCGTAGAAGTGCGCGACCCCGAGGACGTGCTGCAGCGGCACGCGTGCCGCGCGCTCCTCGACGAGGCCGGCCAGCCGCGCGGCGGTCGCCTCGGGCACGGCGGACGCGCCCGTCAGGAGGAGGGTACTACGACTCAGTCCGGAGGCTGCTTCCAGGAGCCGCCACGCGTCGTGCTCAGGGCTGGGGACGCCGGCGGCCGTCAACCGCGCCGCCGCTTCGGCGTGAGCTTGCAGGATGCTGCGCAATTGGGTGCGGGGTCACGCCTCAGGCGGGCCTGACCACCACGCGCCTCTCGCTGCCCTCGCCGCGCGACTCCGTGCTTACCCCGGGCTCCTCGGCCAGGCACATGTGCACTACCCGGCGCTCGGCCGCGCTCATGGGTTCGAGCTCGACCGGCATGCCGCCCTTGCGCACCCTGGCCGCGGCCTGCAAGGCCTCCTTGCGCAGCCGCTCGTCGCGACGGCGCTTGTAGCCGCCCACGTCGACGTTGACGCGGATGCGGCCGCTCTCGTCACGGTTGACAACGGCGTTCGTCAAGTACTCGAGCGCCGCGAGGGTGCGCCCGTTGCGCCCGATGATCTTGCCCGGGTCGCCGCCGTAG
This is a stretch of genomic DNA from Trueperaceae bacterium. It encodes these proteins:
- the lspA gene encoding signal peptidase II encodes the protein MLLLAAALVALDQLSKAWVVATLPRDGTEIPLALGFGITHTRNGGAAFGMLQDLEIKLGGLTIDGTLLLGLLSAAVSVVLGVYLWRSAKRLPTLLKVTLALVLAGAAGNMLDRLRLGYVVDFVHFKVGSFDFPVFNVADACVVIGALLLFVGSLGGEPRHDARKDVKRAPAPRDHRLDELPEVPPLGAGAQQQGDASTPNT
- a CDS encoding NAD(P)-dependent oxidoreductase; translation: MKERVTLFGASGTMGSQVFEELRRRAERYDLTLLLLPGDARVMRLARGLREAGIDTSRRAGIAEGRGVRVVWGDATDAATVREAVRGADWVLNTMAYISPQADYRPEVAWAVNDLAVGNVLAAICDEPDGARRIGYVHTGSVAQTGNRPATGRAGAPGTYVGRVGDPMNPSVYDEYALSKIAGERRVMESPLERWVSLRMSFIMPTDHADLMGLFDPIAFHMPLDTRMENVTDRDAGLAMANCLELRHERTFWRRAYNVGGGQGMRTTARAYLGAAYGLMGLDVGRCMEENWFGLRNFHLQYYDDSDVTERYLRYQRDDLASHAAALRASMAPGMKLLAWLCARLPAVRRLSERVVHDRFERLARGHANSPRRWYLTRNDARVRAFFGGYAAYEAIPAGGLSDSIDDDGPWTRFDHGYPEGVEDLARDDLRLAAAFRGGEWLGAVGGVGEEGALDEGADGEGLVGWHERCAWRCGSDHEFEARPSTVLRGGHWCPRCLGTWDGGRRAALEPFFAQAWYADHDPDELEPYPADGAEDVANADVAWRARGAR
- the prmC gene encoding peptide chain release factor N(5)-glutamine methyltransferase, translating into MRSILQAHAEAAARLTAAGVPSPEHDAWRLLEAASGLSRSTLLLTGASAVPEATAARLAGLVEERAARVPLQHVLGVAHFYGLELAVDARVLVPRPETERLVELVLRELADGLADAGPAPATVLDVGTGSGAIALALKAELTSAEVWGTDVSEDALAVARGNAARLGLAVGFLRSDLLADEEVAALARRAAVLAANLPYLPESDRVALQPEAAADPPGALFAADGGLAIAARLADQAWLTLPRGALLALELDPRNVRGLAERLSGWEGVRLEPDLAGRERFLLARR
- a CDS encoding KH domain-containing protein; this encodes MSDSDLDKYLEGIGIDVDGEDAEEGQVARFTAEEEYEQVVDAGPIVQGEPLERAEAFLVNLLLNIDPAYAVEVNQVSDEEIQAEVYGGDPGKIIGRNGRTLAALEYLTNAVVNRDESGRIRVNVDVGGYKRRRDERLRKEALQAAARVRKGGMPVELEPMSAAERRVVHMCLAEEPGVSTESRGEGSERRVVVRPA